From the genome of Rhizobacter sp. AJA081-3:
GATCTTCGGTGCGACGGCGCAGCCAGGCGATCTCGACGCCGCGGTCCGCATGGAGGATCACCGCCTGAATCTCGAACGGCTCGCTCAACTCACCGGATGCCCGGACGAACTCGACGCTGCGTCCTTGAGTGGCCGCGTCGGCTGGCGCTGGACGGCCGGCGATCGATTGCCGGTCATCGGCGCCGTGCCCGATGCTGATCTGCCTGCCGTGGGATCGGCCGATCAGCCGCGCTTCATAGCGCGGCAACCTGGCCTGTTCGTGTTCACCGCGCTGGGTTCGCGGGGCATCGGCGTGTCGGCCCTGGGGGCGCGGCTGCTGGCCGCCTGGGTGAGCGGCGCACCGTCGCCGGTGGAGGCCAGCCTGATGGACGCCGTGGATCCGGCCCGCTTCGCGGCGCGCGATCAGCGCCGCGCCGGCCGCACGCTCAACCCGCTTCGGGGTTCGGCTGTGCCGGGCTGAGCTCGTCGCCGCCGCCCGATTCGCCTTCCGGCGATTGCCCGGGGCCGGTCTTGCGCTCGGCCTTCTCCTTGGCTTTTTCTTCCTTCTTCTTCTTCTTGGCCAGCTCGCGCTGGCGCTTCTCGTACGAGTAGTTGGGTTTGGCCATGCGCCATCCTTCCAGTGAACAAAAGGTGCCCACTGGCACCAGTTGCGAGGTTACGCGTTTTTCGGCGGCGCGAGCAGCACCGGGCTCAGAAACTCAATGTCTTCACACCCTGTGACGTGCCCAGCAGGCACACGCGGGCGCGGTGCCGCGCGAAGATGCCCACCGCGACCACGCCGGGCCACTGGTTGATCTCCTGCTCCATGCCCGGCGGGTCGGTGATCGACAGGCCGTGCACGTCGAGGATGCAGCCGCCGTTGTCGGTGATCACGCCTTCGCGCAGCACGGCGTTGCCGCCCAGCGCTGCAAATCGCCGCGACACCTGTGCGGTTGCCATCGGCACCACCTCCACCGGCAACGGGAAGCGCCCGAGCGTCGTCACGAGCTTCGATTCGTCGGCGATGCAGACGAAGCGATCGGCCAGGTCGGCGACGATCTTCTCGCGCGTGAGCGCCGCGCCTCCGCCCTTGATCATGTGGCCGCCGTGGTCGATCTCGTCGGCGCCATCGATGTAGACGGGAAAACGCTCGACGCTGTTGCTGTCGAGCACGACGATGCCGTGCGCCTGCAGCCGCTGCGTGCTCTTCTCGCTGCTGGAGACGGCGCCGGCGATGCGGTCCTTCAGGGTGGCCAGCGCGTCGATGAAGCAGTTCACCGTCGAGCCGGTGCCCACGCCGACCACGCTGCCGGGTTGCACGTAGGCCAATGCGGCCTGGCCGACGAGGGCCTTGAGTTCGTCCTGGGTCATGGTGGCTGCGTGTCGCACGAAAGTGTTTGAGAGAATCGTCCGATTATCCAAGACGCACCGCGCACCGCCGCATGGCCCTCGTTCCCTACCCCCTGACCCGCTCCTTCCTGTTCGGACTCGATGCGGAAACCGCGCACGACCTCACGCTCGGCGCCCTGGCCCGCATCCAGCACACGCCGCTGATCCGTGCGGTGGCGCAGCCACGCGTGGACGATCCGGTGACGGTCGCCGGGCTGCGCTTCCCGAACCGCATCGGCCTGGCGGCGGGGCTGGACAAGAACGGGCGCTGCATCGACGGATTGGCCGCCATGGGCTTCGGCTTCATCGAGGTGGGCACGGTCACGCCCAAGGCGCAGCCTGGCAACCCCAAGCCGCGCATCTTCCGACTGCCGCAGGCACGTGCGCTGATCAATCGCCTGGGCTTCAACAACGACGGGCTCGACGCCTTTCTCGCCAATGTGAAGCGTGCGCGCTTTCGCAGCCAGGGCGGCATCCTCGGGCTGAACATCGGCAAGAACGCCGCCACCCCGATCGAGAACGCGGTGGACGACTACCTGATT
Proteins encoded in this window:
- the rpiA gene encoding ribose-5-phosphate isomerase RpiA — encoded protein: MTQDELKALVGQAALAYVQPGSVVGVGTGSTVNCFIDALATLKDRIAGAVSSSEKSTQRLQAHGIVVLDSNSVERFPVYIDGADEIDHGGHMIKGGGAALTREKIVADLADRFVCIADESKLVTTLGRFPLPVEVVPMATAQVSRRFAALGGNAVLREGVITDNGGCILDVHGLSITDPPGMEQEINQWPGVVAVGIFARHRARVCLLGTSQGVKTLSF